In Mercenaria mercenaria strain notata chromosome 14, MADL_Memer_1, whole genome shotgun sequence, the following are encoded in one genomic region:
- the LOC123546447 gene encoding uncharacterized protein LOC123546447, producing MHTSQSDAVILIIVQKVTWSRFRTNIISELSTMAASEPFQYIELNENEVPGAKFVYESIEKHSNTQLSRWLECRGLRKTGNRSEILKRVHSCISAGKDKEIDVGVDCGKWYELKKESKLQLAGVPSRVPLLPYCGWGKFPSCQEKMPKLFNKGHIHHHIVESVQFVNAKDVSDESDDDIEDLHTAKPMQKGFKVF from the exons ATGCATACGTCACAAAGCGATGCGGTCATTCTAATTATAGTACAAAAGGTCACGTGGTCAAGATTTCGGACAAACATTATCTCAGAATTATCAACAATGGCAGCGAGTGAACCTTTTCAATACATAGAATTAAATGAAAACGAAGTGCCTGGGGCAAAGTTTGTTTATGAGTCTATTGAAAAACATTCAAATACACAATTAAGTAGGTGGCTGGAATGCCGAGGACTACGTAAAACTGGAAATAGGAGTGAAATCTTGAAGCG AGTTCATAGTTGTATCAGTGCTGGCAAAGACAAGGAAATTGATGTCGGGGTAGATTGTGGGAAATGGTATGAACTGAAAAAGGAAAGTAAGCTACAACTTGCAGGAGTGCCTTCTCGTGTTCCTCTGCTACCATACTGTGGATGGGGAAAGTTCCCATCTTGTCAGGAGAAAATGCCAAAACTTTTCAATAAGGGCCACATTCACCACCACATTGTGGAATCAGTTCAGTTTGTGAATGCCAAAGATGTAAGTGATGAAAGTGATGATGATATTGAAGATCTTCACACTGCAAAGCCAATGCAAAAGGGGTTTAAAGTTTTTTGA